A genomic window from Nocardioides rotundus includes:
- a CDS encoding sensor histidine kinase, which yields MSGARFGPRSIRLQVVAVVAICVLVMVALVAALAGTGSMTAAREQLRQESLVRLDVALAAADLSGVAMPDSYTGRADLPAGLRDRGDGVYTYFDGQAMWASRLAESDRDTISVRLSARPLEEQAATLRRTFGLAAAVAILISCAVGWMLAGSVTGPLRRAAGALRAEPERALPVEEDAADEVAVLVRRVNELRDGLQRSLEGERAFTADVAHELRTPLTTLVTAASMIDDPEVGPMVQRQTQRLRELVESLLTLARSRADAARVAGTPTDLAELTRSVLDEVLGPGEGRLDVAGDTTLISDPVLLRQLVVNLVANAARHGAPPIDVVVDGASVTVSDHGPGFPEALLAEGPQRFQTFGRTGGSGLGLTIAALQADLLGAGLELLNTPEGARARVAFGAGGRRTDDRVAQARRTDA from the coding sequence GTGAGCGGGGCTCGGTTCGGGCCGCGGTCGATCCGCCTCCAGGTCGTCGCCGTGGTCGCCATCTGCGTGCTGGTGATGGTGGCGCTGGTCGCGGCGCTCGCCGGCACCGGCTCGATGACGGCCGCCCGGGAGCAGCTGCGCCAGGAGTCGCTGGTCCGGCTGGACGTGGCGTTGGCCGCAGCGGACCTCAGCGGGGTGGCGATGCCCGATAGCTACACCGGACGCGCCGATCTGCCCGCCGGGCTGCGCGACCGGGGGGACGGCGTCTACACCTACTTCGACGGCCAGGCGATGTGGGCCTCCCGCCTGGCCGAAAGCGACCGGGACACCATCTCGGTCCGCCTCTCCGCGCGACCGCTGGAGGAGCAGGCCGCGACCCTGCGGCGTACGTTCGGCCTCGCGGCCGCCGTGGCGATCCTGATCAGCTGCGCGGTCGGCTGGATGCTCGCCGGCTCCGTGACCGGCCCTCTCCGCCGCGCTGCCGGCGCCCTGAGGGCCGAGCCCGAGCGGGCGCTCCCGGTCGAGGAGGACGCCGCCGACGAGGTGGCGGTCCTGGTGCGCCGGGTCAACGAGCTCCGGGACGGTTTGCAGCGCTCCCTGGAGGGCGAGCGCGCCTTCACCGCGGATGTCGCCCACGAGCTGCGCACCCCCCTCACCACGCTGGTCACCGCGGCGTCGATGATCGACGACCCCGAGGTCGGACCGATGGTGCAGCGGCAGACGCAGCGGCTGCGCGAGCTGGTGGAGAGCCTGCTGACGCTCGCGCGCTCACGTGCCGACGCGGCGCGCGTGGCGGGCACGCCGACCGACCTGGCCGAGCTCACCCGGTCCGTGCTGGACGAGGTGCTCGGCCCTGGCGAGGGGCGACTGGACGTTGCCGGGGACACGACCCTCATCAGCGACCCGGTCCTGCTCCGACAGCTCGTCGTCAACCTGGTCGCCAACGCCGCCCGGCACGGCGCTCCCCCGATCGACGTCGTGGTCGACGGCGCCTCGGTCACGGTCTCCGACCACGGCCCCGGCTTCCCCGAGGCGCTGCTGGCCGAGGGGCCGCAGCGCTTCCAGACCTTCGGGCGCACCGGCGGGTCCGGGCTCGGCCTGACCATCGCCGCGCTCCAAGCCGACCTGCTGGGCGCGGGGCTGGAGCTGTTGAACACTCCCGAGGGCGCGCGGGCCCGGGTCGCGTTCGGTGCGGGCGGCCGACGTACCGATGATCGCGTGGCACAGGCTCGTCGTACCGACGCCTAG
- a CDS encoding TrkH family potassium uptake protein: protein MHTSLEREYGRIRRPFLRSPAQTVAVAFAVGIVVGTLLLLLPVSRTSTDGAPFMQALFTATSALCVTGLTTVDVPSYWSPTGQGVILALIQVGGFGLMTMGSLIGILIARRLGLRSRVTAASESNTLGIGDVREVIAGVVKVTLVVETAVAVALWLRFWWGYEEPPGRALWWGIFHAVSAFNNAGFALWSDSLIGFQGDPLVILPLSVAVVLGGIGFPVLFELRRHFWTPRRWGLHTRITVYGTLLLLVGGFLFLTAVEWTNPDTLGNLPWQERLVAGISNAVMPRTAGFNAVDYAQMHESSLFATTMLMFIGGGSASTAGGIKVGTFFLLFYVILAEARGERDVELDTRRIGARTIRQALTIALASVGLVLGSTMLLMLLEPVGLNRAMFEVVSAFGTVGLTAGVTPTLGGPAQMLLIFLMFVGRIGPLTLVSALALRERPHFYRLPEGRPLIG from the coding sequence ATGCACACGTCCCTGGAGCGCGAGTACGGCCGGATCCGCCGGCCGTTCCTGCGCTCACCGGCGCAGACGGTGGCCGTTGCGTTCGCCGTCGGCATCGTGGTCGGGACGCTGCTCCTGCTGCTGCCGGTGTCGCGTACGTCGACCGACGGGGCGCCGTTCATGCAGGCGCTGTTCACCGCGACCAGCGCCCTGTGCGTGACGGGGCTGACCACGGTCGACGTGCCGTCGTACTGGTCGCCCACCGGCCAGGGCGTGATCCTCGCGCTGATCCAGGTCGGCGGTTTCGGGCTGATGACGATGGGCTCGCTCATCGGCATCCTGATCGCCCGGCGGCTCGGGCTGCGCAGCCGGGTCACGGCGGCCAGCGAGAGCAACACGCTCGGCATCGGCGACGTGCGCGAGGTGATCGCCGGCGTCGTGAAGGTGACGCTGGTCGTCGAGACCGCGGTGGCGGTGGCGCTGTGGCTGCGCTTCTGGTGGGGGTACGAGGAGCCGCCGGGACGTGCGCTGTGGTGGGGGATCTTCCACGCCGTGTCGGCCTTCAACAACGCGGGCTTCGCGCTGTGGTCCGACAGCCTGATCGGCTTCCAGGGCGACCCGTTGGTCATCCTGCCGCTGTCCGTCGCGGTCGTGCTGGGCGGCATCGGCTTCCCGGTGCTCTTCGAGCTGCGGCGGCACTTCTGGACCCCGCGCAGGTGGGGGCTGCACACGCGGATCACCGTCTACGGCACGCTCCTGCTGCTGGTCGGCGGGTTCCTCTTCCTCACCGCGGTCGAGTGGACCAACCCGGACACGCTGGGGAACCTGCCCTGGCAGGAGCGGCTGGTCGCCGGGATCAGCAACGCGGTGATGCCGCGGACGGCGGGGTTCAACGCGGTCGACTACGCGCAGATGCACGAGTCGTCCCTGTTCGCCACGACCATGCTGATGTTCATCGGCGGCGGCTCGGCGAGCACGGCCGGCGGCATCAAGGTGGGCACGTTCTTCCTGCTGTTCTACGTGATCCTCGCCGAGGCGCGGGGGGAGCGCGACGTGGAGCTCGACACCCGACGCATCGGCGCGCGGACCATCCGCCAGGCGCTCACCATCGCGCTCGCCTCGGTGGGCCTGGTGCTGGGGTCGACGATGCTGCTCATGCTCCTGGAGCCGGTGGGCCTCAACCGGGCGATGTTCGAGGTGGTCTCCGCCTTCGGGACCGTCGGCTTGACCGCGGGCGTGACCCCGACCCTCGGCGGGCCGGCGCAGATGCTGCTCATCTTCCTTATGTTCGTGGGCCGGATCGGCCCGCTGACGCTGGTCTCGGCGCTCGCCCTGCGCGAGCGACCGCACTTCTACCGACTCCCGGAAGGCAGGCCCCTCATTGGCTAG
- a CDS encoding potassium channel family protein: MPRAADDQEVSGRVQLPERSRSPWFELTRRLLLAVGILVGTVMLVYFDREGYRDASDPANRVSLLDAIYYTTVTLSTTGYGDITPVSDQARLINAFIITPARIGFLVLLIGTTLEVLASQGREQFRIARWRNRMHDHVVVIGYGRKGRSAVEVLTRNGRSRDEIVVVDPNPAALDDAKYDKLAIVRGDATRRDSLRRAKVDDATQVIITTDRDDTNVLSTLTVRQLNPDAFIVAAVREEENVPLARQSGADSVVTSSDAVGRLLGLSSLSPNLGSVLEDLLSYGHGLEVAERELLVNEVGRQPQQLPDQVIAVIRDEKVYRYFDPVVSQLARGDQLIVVRPSQELPWAPRPGTHGEETTGEDEA; encoded by the coding sequence ATGCCGCGCGCGGCGGACGACCAGGAGGTGTCCGGCCGGGTCCAGCTACCCGAACGCTCCCGCTCGCCGTGGTTCGAGCTCACCCGCCGCCTGCTGCTGGCGGTGGGGATCCTGGTCGGCACCGTGATGCTGGTCTACTTCGACCGCGAGGGCTACCGCGACGCGAGCGACCCTGCCAACCGGGTCTCGCTGCTCGACGCGATCTACTACACCACCGTCACGCTCAGCACGACGGGGTACGGCGACATCACGCCGGTCTCCGACCAGGCCCGGCTGATCAACGCCTTCATCATCACCCCGGCCCGCATCGGCTTCCTGGTGCTGCTGATCGGGACCACCCTGGAGGTGCTCGCCTCGCAGGGCCGCGAGCAGTTCCGCATCGCCCGCTGGAGGAACAGGATGCACGATCACGTCGTGGTCATCGGCTACGGCCGCAAGGGTCGCAGCGCCGTCGAGGTGCTGACCCGCAACGGGCGCAGCCGCGATGAGATCGTGGTGGTCGACCCGAACCCGGCCGCACTGGACGACGCGAAGTACGACAAGCTCGCGATCGTCCGCGGGGACGCCACTCGACGCGACTCCCTGCGCCGGGCCAAGGTCGACGACGCCACCCAGGTCATCATCACCACCGACCGGGACGACACGAACGTGCTGTCGACGCTGACCGTGCGCCAGCTCAACCCGGACGCCTTCATCGTCGCCGCCGTGCGCGAGGAGGAGAACGTCCCGCTGGCGCGGCAGTCCGGCGCGGACTCGGTGGTCACCTCCTCCGACGCGGTCGGGCGCCTGCTCGGGCTGTCCTCGCTGTCGCCGAACCTCGGCTCGGTGCTGGAGGACCTGCTGTCCTACGGCCACGGGCTGGAGGTCGCCGAGCGCGAGCTCCTCGTCAACGAGGTCGGGCGGCAGCCCCAGCAGCTGCCGGACCAGGTGATCGCGGTGATCCGGGACGAGAAGGTCTACCGCTACTTCGACCCGGTGGTCTCCCAGCTCGCCCGCGGCGACCAGCTGATCGTCGTACGCCCCTCCCAGGAGCTCCCGTGGGCGCCCCGGCCGGGGACCCACGGCGAGGAGACGACCGGCGAGGACGAGGCCTGA
- a CDS encoding polysaccharide deacetylase family protein, translated as MNAHRQGTARLLVVVLAIALGAALTTVAAPAQARGKVAYLTLDDGPSRHTPAVLKVLRKQGATATFFQLGSERRRYPRAAAAIRRQGSNIGNHTYGHRKLTSLRSAAVRREVRGGPPSRCVRPPYGATNARVRTVIASMGKRSVLWSADSRDWTRPGVDAIVRNSLKGLHNGSIILMHDGGGDRSQTVRALPKLITALKKRGYAVWALPYC; from the coding sequence GTGAACGCTCATCGACAGGGCACCGCCCGTCTGCTGGTGGTCGTGCTGGCGATCGCGCTCGGCGCGGCGCTGACCACGGTGGCCGCGCCGGCGCAGGCCCGGGGCAAGGTGGCGTACCTGACCCTCGACGACGGGCCGAGCCGGCACACCCCGGCGGTCCTGAAGGTCTTGCGGAAGCAGGGGGCGACGGCGACGTTCTTCCAGCTCGGCTCGGAGCGGAGGAGGTATCCGCGCGCCGCGGCGGCGATCCGGCGGCAGGGGAGCAACATCGGCAACCACACCTACGGTCACCGCAAGCTGACCTCGCTCAGGTCGGCGGCCGTCCGTCGCGAGGTTCGCGGGGGTCCGCCCAGCCGGTGCGTGCGTCCGCCGTACGGCGCCACGAACGCCCGGGTTCGGACCGTGATCGCCTCGATGGGCAAGCGATCGGTGCTGTGGAGTGCTGACTCGCGCGACTGGACCCGACCGGGTGTCGACGCCATCGTGCGCAACTCGCTCAAGGGCCTGCACAACGGATCGATCATTCTCATGCACGACGGCGGGGGAGACCGGTCGCAGACGGTCCGCGCCCTCCCGAAGCTGATCACGGCGCTGAAGAAGCGCGGG
- a CDS encoding type IV toxin-antitoxin system AbiEi family antitoxin domain-containing protein, with the protein MQISDVVDRWGGLATRAQLIAATSRADVDRALRSGDLVRAGRGRYSLPATAAAAQTAFGMHGVLSHTSAALHHGWQVKSVPERPHVLVPRHRRVPDHLARHATLHYGDLTADEISGGVATSRELTLLHCLRSLPDDEALAIADSALRNGEQTTLRRAAASARGAGSAKVRRLAAAARGEPANPFESVTRAIASTVEGLSLEPQVVISSDHVWAQPDLVDVHLRGVVECESFEFHSKRESLRKDVRRYSLLVADGWWVLRFIWEDVMHRPEWVHEVMTRAVARALALAEPHSAPRLAA; encoded by the coding sequence ATGCAGATCTCCGACGTGGTGGACCGGTGGGGCGGGCTCGCCACCCGCGCCCAGCTGATCGCCGCCACGTCGCGGGCCGACGTGGATCGGGCGCTTCGCTCCGGAGACCTGGTCAGGGCCGGCCGCGGGCGCTACTCGCTCCCGGCCACCGCGGCCGCCGCGCAGACCGCCTTCGGGATGCACGGGGTGCTCAGCCACACGAGCGCCGCCCTGCACCACGGCTGGCAGGTGAAGAGCGTGCCCGAGCGACCGCACGTGCTGGTTCCCCGGCATCGCCGAGTCCCCGACCACCTCGCCCGACACGCGACCCTGCACTACGGCGACCTGACGGCCGACGAGATCAGCGGAGGGGTGGCCACGAGCCGGGAGCTGACGCTCCTGCACTGCCTTCGCTCGCTCCCCGACGACGAGGCGTTGGCGATCGCCGACTCCGCTCTCCGCAACGGCGAGCAGACCACGTTGCGGCGCGCAGCCGCGAGCGCGCGTGGTGCGGGCAGCGCGAAGGTCCGCAGGCTCGCGGCGGCGGCGCGCGGCGAGCCCGCCAATCCGTTCGAGTCCGTGACCCGGGCGATCGCCTCCACCGTGGAGGGACTCTCCCTCGAGCCACAGGTCGTCATCAGCAGCGACCACGTCTGGGCCCAACCCGACCTGGTCGACGTCCACCTGCGAGGGGTCGTGGAGTGCGAGTCCTTCGAGTTCCACAGCAAGCGGGAGAGTCTGCGCAAGGACGTGCGCCGCTACAGCCTGCTCGTGGCCGACGGCTGGTGGGTCCTCCGCTTCATCTGGGAGGACGTGATGCACCGACCCGAGTGGGTCCACGAGGTGATGACCCGCGCGGTGGCGCGCGCACTCGCACTGGCAGAACCTCACTCGGCGCCACGCCTCGCCGCGTGA
- a CDS encoding response regulator transcription factor has translation MPPPPPAGLRVLIVEDDADIRESTGMLLRRHGYDVRLADGGRAGLEQVLTDPPDIAIVDIAMPDLDGITLTRRIKESGDLPVILLTARDLPSDVVHGLDAGADDYVTKPYDATVLLARMRAVARRRGGTDPTDDVERFDGIVVDRAARRVTRGEEAISLTSTEFRLLEALLDNAGIVLSRAQALRRVWGDEEWAEERVVDTNIQRLRAKLRTDAIQTVRGFGYRLDAP, from the coding sequence GTGCCACCACCGCCCCCCGCCGGCCTTCGCGTGCTCATCGTCGAGGACGACGCCGACATCCGCGAGAGCACCGGGATGCTGCTGCGCAGGCACGGGTACGACGTCCGGCTCGCCGACGGGGGGCGAGCCGGACTCGAGCAGGTGCTGACCGATCCGCCGGACATCGCCATCGTGGACATCGCGATGCCCGACCTGGACGGGATCACCCTCACCCGCCGGATCAAGGAGAGCGGCGACCTGCCGGTGATCCTGCTGACCGCGCGGGACCTGCCCTCCGACGTGGTGCACGGGCTGGACGCGGGCGCGGACGACTACGTGACCAAGCCGTACGACGCCACCGTGCTGCTCGCCCGCATGCGAGCGGTCGCCCGGCGCCGGGGCGGGACCGACCCCACCGACGACGTGGAGAGGTTCGACGGGATCGTGGTCGACCGCGCCGCGCGCCGGGTGACCCGGGGCGAGGAGGCGATCAGCCTCACCTCCACCGAGTTCCGGCTGCTGGAGGCGCTGTTGGACAACGCCGGCATCGTGCTCTCGCGTGCCCAGGCCCTCCGACGCGTGTGGGGCGACGAGGAGTGGGCCGAGGAGCGGGTCGTCGACACCAACATCCAGCGGCTGCGCGCCAAGCTGCGGACCGACGCGATCCAGACCGTGCGCGGCTTCGGCTACCGGCTGGACGCGCCGTGA
- a CDS encoding VOC family protein, with translation MATVREFQVTFDCADPERVARFWCEVLGYVVPPPPPGFTSWEDFNASLPPDEQGRAFACVDPTGEGPRLFFQRVPEGKTVKNRVHLDVRVGTGMVGEERLAALEAECARLLPLGATRLRLLEADGVNESCLVMADVEDNEFCLD, from the coding sequence ATGGCGACGGTCAGGGAGTTCCAGGTCACCTTCGACTGCGCGGATCCCGAGCGGGTCGCGCGCTTCTGGTGCGAGGTGCTGGGGTACGTCGTACCCCCTCCGCCGCCCGGCTTCACCTCCTGGGAGGATTTCAACGCCTCGCTCCCGCCCGACGAGCAGGGCCGGGCCTTCGCCTGTGTGGACCCGACGGGGGAGGGGCCGCGGCTGTTCTTCCAGCGGGTGCCGGAGGGGAAGACCGTGAAGAACCGGGTGCACCTGGACGTGCGGGTGGGCACGGGGATGGTCGGCGAGGAGCGGCTGGCTGCGCTCGAGGCCGAGTGTGCGCGCCTGCTGCCGCTGGGCGCGACCCGGCTGCGGCTGCTCGAGGCCGACGGGGTGAACGAGTCCTGTCTGGTCATGGCCGACGTCGAGGACAACGAGTTCTGCCTCGACTGA
- a CDS encoding cation:dicarboxylate symporter family transporter: MSDHSTAASTDAPRKKDKTHYLYLAVIAAVVLGIIVGFAAPEFAASLKWIGEAFVALIKMMIQPVIFCTLVLGIGSVRSAASVGKVGGLALGYFLTMSTFALAIGLVVGNILKPGEGLQLSDELRGAGAEAASEGHASTTDFVIGIIPDSLLSALTSGEVLQTLLVALLTGFALQAMGRSGEPILRGIEHLQRLVFRILAMIMWAAPVGAFGAIAAVVGETGVDALKSLATIMLGFYATCAIFVFGVLGALLKITTGVSIFSLLRYLAREFLLIVSTSSSESALPRLIAKMEHAGVAQTTVGVVVPTGYSFNLDGTAIYLTMASLFIAEAMGNPLSLGEQISLLLFMIIASKGAAGVTGAGLATLAGGLQSHRPDLVDGVGLIVGIDRFMSEARALTNFAGNSVATVLIGHWTGTLDRPRLDAVLAGEVPFDESDMLDEEYVEQKYAAH, from the coding sequence ATGAGTGACCACAGCACAGCGGCGTCGACCGACGCCCCCCGCAAGAAGGACAAGACCCACTACCTCTACCTGGCGGTGATCGCGGCCGTCGTCCTCGGCATCATCGTCGGCTTCGCGGCGCCGGAGTTCGCCGCGAGCCTGAAGTGGATCGGCGAGGCCTTCGTCGCGCTCATCAAGATGATGATCCAGCCGGTGATCTTCTGCACCCTGGTGCTCGGCATCGGCTCCGTGCGCAGCGCCGCCAGCGTCGGCAAGGTCGGCGGCCTGGCGCTCGGCTACTTCCTCACCATGTCGACCTTCGCCCTGGCGATCGGCCTGGTCGTCGGCAACATCCTCAAGCCGGGCGAGGGGCTGCAGCTCAGCGACGAGCTGCGCGGCGCCGGCGCGGAGGCGGCCTCGGAGGGCCACGCGTCGACCACCGACTTCGTCATCGGCATCATCCCCGACTCCCTGCTCTCCGCGCTCACCTCGGGCGAGGTGCTGCAGACGCTGCTGGTCGCGCTGCTCACCGGCTTCGCCCTCCAGGCGATGGGGCGCTCGGGCGAGCCGATCCTGCGGGGCATCGAGCATCTGCAGCGCCTGGTCTTCCGGATCCTGGCGATGATCATGTGGGCCGCGCCGGTCGGCGCGTTCGGCGCGATCGCCGCGGTCGTGGGGGAGACCGGCGTGGACGCGCTGAAGAGCCTGGCCACGATCATGCTCGGCTTCTACGCCACCTGCGCGATCTTCGTGTTCGGCGTGCTCGGCGCGCTGCTGAAGATCACGACCGGCGTGAGCATCTTCTCCCTGCTGAGGTACCTCGCCCGCGAGTTCCTGCTCATCGTCTCGACCTCGTCCTCGGAGTCCGCCCTGCCGCGGCTGATCGCGAAGATGGAGCACGCCGGCGTCGCGCAGACCACGGTCGGCGTGGTGGTCCCGACGGGCTACTCCTTCAACCTCGACGGTACGGCGATCTACCTCACCATGGCCTCGCTCTTCATCGCCGAGGCGATGGGCAACCCGCTGTCGCTGGGCGAGCAGATCTCGCTGCTGCTGTTCATGATCATCGCCTCCAAGGGCGCCGCCGGGGTCACCGGCGCCGGCCTGGCGACCCTCGCGGGCGGCCTGCAGTCGCACCGCCCGGACCTGGTCGACGGGGTCGGCCTGATCGTCGGGATCGACCGCTTCATGTCCGAGGCGCGGGCGCTGACCAACTTCGCCGGCAACTCGGTCGCCACCGTGCTGATCGGCCACTGGACCGGGACCCTGGACCGCCCCCGGCTGGACGCCGTACTCGCCGGCGAGGTGCCCTTCGACGAGTCCGACATGCTGGACGAGGAGTACGTCGAGCAGAAGTACGCCGCCCACTGA
- a CDS encoding potassium channel family protein, whose amino-acid sequence MARIDSGGVVVIGLGRFGQALALELAASDTDVLGIDSNPQVVDKMSGLLTHVVQADATDEDAMRQLGVDEFDRVVIGMGSDLEASILTASVLKSMGVPDIWAKAISAQHERILRQIGVNHVVRPEHDTGRRVAHLLAGGMLDYIEFDDGYAIVKMYAPDVLTGKALTDTQIRRKYGVTIVGVKRRGEEFTYAGADTVLQEGDLILVSGDRRRVERFASLNTVG is encoded by the coding sequence TTGGCTAGGATCGACAGCGGCGGAGTGGTGGTGATCGGCCTCGGGCGCTTCGGACAGGCCCTGGCCCTCGAGCTCGCCGCCAGCGACACCGACGTCCTCGGCATCGACTCCAACCCCCAGGTCGTGGACAAGATGTCCGGCCTGCTGACCCACGTCGTCCAGGCCGACGCGACGGACGAGGACGCGATGCGCCAGCTCGGCGTGGACGAGTTCGACCGCGTGGTCATCGGCATGGGCTCCGACCTCGAGGCCTCCATCCTGACCGCGTCGGTGCTGAAGTCGATGGGCGTCCCCGACATCTGGGCGAAGGCGATCTCCGCCCAGCACGAGCGGATCCTGCGCCAGATCGGCGTCAACCACGTGGTCCGGCCCGAGCACGACACCGGGCGCCGGGTCGCCCATCTGCTCGCCGGAGGGATGCTGGACTACATCGAGTTCGACGACGGATACGCCATCGTGAAGATGTACGCCCCCGACGTGCTCACCGGCAAGGCCCTGACCGACACCCAGATCCGGCGGAAGTACGGCGTGACCATCGTCGGCGTGAAGCGACGCGGAGAGGAGTTCACCTACGCCGGCGCGGACACCGTGCTGCAGGAGGGCGACCTCATCCTGGTCTCCGGCGACCGGCGCCGGGTCGAGCGCTTCGCCAGCCTCAACACCGTCGGCTGA
- a CDS encoding YihY/virulence factor BrkB family protein, protein MPGPPTLVDRVRDTLWRLIVTTVGSCMRYRVTGLAAEAAFFAVLSIPPLIFALAGAIGIVSRQFSAAQVADVQTELVELSRRALTESAVDKIIVPTLDQVLSEPRFDIISIGFVLALWSGSRALNVFVDTITIMHGLGGHRGIVKTRALSFGLYVLAMLTGALTVPLVVAGPSLVRPLVHRILPGQTDFVMSFYWPVVVVMCICYLATLYHVSVPVRTNWSFNLPGATFSLLVWIFGSYLLRWFLTVTAADSASIYGPLAAPIAVLLWLYLVAIAVLIGAAVNAAFDEVFPQNTTTRARLELVQRLRERLPGR, encoded by the coding sequence ATGCCCGGCCCCCCGACCCTCGTGGATCGGGTCCGGGACACGCTGTGGCGGCTGATCGTCACGACCGTCGGGTCGTGCATGCGCTACCGGGTGACCGGGCTGGCCGCGGAGGCGGCGTTCTTCGCGGTCCTCTCCATCCCGCCGCTGATCTTCGCGCTGGCGGGCGCGATCGGCATCGTCTCGCGACAGTTCTCCGCGGCCCAGGTGGCCGACGTACAGACCGAGTTGGTCGAGCTGTCCCGGCGGGCGCTGACCGAGTCGGCGGTGGACAAGATCATCGTGCCGACGCTGGACCAGGTGCTGAGCGAGCCGCGCTTCGACATCATCTCGATCGGCTTCGTGTTGGCCCTGTGGTCGGGGTCGCGGGCGCTCAACGTGTTCGTCGACACCATCACGATCATGCACGGGCTGGGCGGGCACCGGGGGATCGTCAAGACCCGCGCGCTCTCCTTCGGGCTCTACGTCCTGGCGATGCTCACCGGCGCGCTCACCGTGCCACTGGTGGTGGCCGGGCCGTCGCTGGTCCGCCCGCTGGTGCACCGGATCCTGCCGGGCCAGACCGACTTCGTGATGTCGTTCTACTGGCCGGTCGTCGTGGTGATGTGCATCTGCTACCTCGCCACGCTCTACCACGTCAGCGTGCCGGTGCGGACGAACTGGAGCTTCAACCTGCCCGGGGCCACGTTCTCGCTGTTGGTGTGGATCTTCGGCTCCTACCTGCTGCGCTGGTTCCTCACCGTCACCGCGGCGGACTCCGCCTCGATCTACGGCCCGCTGGCCGCGCCGATCGCCGTACTCCTGTGGCTCTATCTGGTCGCCATCGCGGTGCTGATCGGGGCGGCCGTCAACGCCGCCTTCGACGAGGTGTTCCCGCAGAACACCACCACCCGCGCCCGACTGGAGCTGGTGCAGCGACTGCGGGAGCGTCTGCCGGGCCGTTGA